The Lactuca sativa cultivar Salinas chromosome 2, Lsat_Salinas_v11, whole genome shotgun sequence genome includes a window with the following:
- the LOC111917708 gene encoding F-box protein At2g21930 — translation MSDQIPFHIQEDIIKRLPVKPLLQFRSVSKAWKSLIDSSEFIAAQSALHTHPQHLLVKYEDLVETEDKYVSFIDDDTFLQQRFVPTLPFSVKSLNLSTIVGSSHGLSCLYGYHWGPETSHRSLKSPKTVLWNPSVRKSVVVDMPNLVCGGEEIAVGFGVCPVTSDPKIVEITQLRSWVDLESETSDFWKAKVYTLSSRKWRNISSNLPSKSIRVTWSQVVIDRFIYWCAYHMLTIHTYNLIMSFDMTDENFRVVDLPDSLEQHSQTELSVSKLRESLAILQYNIDTDTDTDTDKHVCSVWMMEHGV, via the coding sequence ATGTCAGACCAAATACCTTTCCATATACAAGAGGACATCATCAAAAGGCTTCCTGTCAAACCATTGCTTCAGTTTAGATCCGTCTCAAAAGCATGGAAATCTTTGATCGATAGCTCTGAGTTTATTGCAGCTCAGAGTGCCCTCCACACTCATCCACAACATCTGCTTGTAAAATACGAAGATTTGGTAGAAACTGAAGATAAATATGTTTCTTTTATAGATGATGATACTTTCCTCCAACAGAGGTTTGTTCCCACTCTTCCATTTTCCGTTAAGTCGCTTAACCTTTCAACAATAGTCGGTAGTTCTCACGGATTGTCGTGCTTGTATGGTTATCATTGGGGCCCGGAGACTTCTCATCGCAGCCTTAAATCCCCGAAGACTGTTCTTTGGAACCCTTCGGTTAGGAAATCGGTAGTTGTTGATATGCCTAATTTGGTGTGTGGGGGCGAAGAAATAGCTGTTGGTTTTGGGGTTTGTCCAGTTACTAGTGACCCCAAGATTGTAGAGATTACACAACTTCGTTCTTGGGTTGATTTGGAAAGTGAAACTAGCGACTTTTGGAAAGCAAAGGTTTATACGTTGAGCTCACGGAAATGGAGAAATATATCTAGCAATCTGCCTAGTAAATCAATTCGTGTTACATGGTCGCAGGTAGTTATTGATAGGTTTATTTATTGGTGTGCTTACCACATGTTGACTATACATACTTATAATCTAATCATGTCATTTGATATGACTGATGAGAATTTTAGAGTGGTTGACCTCCCAGATAGCTTAGAGCAACACTCTCAAACTGAGTTATCGGTTTCTAAGCTAAGGGAGTCTCTTGCGATACTTCAGTATAATATTGACACTGACACTGACACTGACACTGACAAACATGTTTGTTCTGTTTGGATGATGGAGCATGGTGTTTAA